In a single window of the Caulobacter soli genome:
- the fliP gene encoding flagellar type III secretion system pore protein FliP (The bacterial flagellar biogenesis protein FliP forms a type III secretion system (T3SS)-type pore required for flagellar assembly.) encodes MMRRLIKLVTGADPKDLRQAAIISVLAGLITVLGPAVATAQSAINVDLGTGAGLSERVVQMVGLLTVLSLAPSIVVMTTSFVRIVVVLGLLRTAIGIQQSPPNPVLISLALFLTAIVMGPTFEKSYADGVKPLLDKQIEMPEAFDAATAPVKVFMLRQVDQDDLALFIRLSKIEKPKTAVDTPLKVVTPAFMISELKRAFEIGFLLFIPFLVIDLVVASVLMSMGMMMLPPATVSLPFKLIFFVLVDGWRLVAGSLVESFQRGSGGG; translated from the coding sequence CTGATGCGCCGTTTGATCAAGCTCGTCACGGGCGCCGACCCCAAGGACCTTCGCCAGGCCGCGATCATCTCGGTGCTGGCCGGACTGATCACCGTGCTCGGCCCCGCCGTGGCCACGGCCCAGTCGGCGATCAATGTCGACCTGGGCACCGGCGCGGGCCTGTCCGAGCGCGTCGTGCAGATGGTGGGCCTGCTGACCGTGCTAAGCCTGGCGCCGTCGATCGTGGTCATGACCACCTCGTTCGTGCGAATCGTGGTGGTGCTGGGCCTGCTGCGCACCGCCATCGGCATCCAGCAGAGCCCGCCCAACCCGGTGCTCATCAGCCTGGCGCTGTTCCTGACCGCCATCGTCATGGGCCCGACCTTCGAGAAGTCGTATGCCGATGGCGTCAAGCCGCTGCTGGACAAGCAGATCGAGATGCCCGAGGCGTTCGACGCCGCCACCGCCCCGGTCAAGGTGTTCATGCTGCGCCAGGTCGACCAGGACGACCTGGCCCTGTTCATCCGCCTGTCGAAGATCGAAAAGCCCAAGACCGCCGTCGACACGCCGCTGAAGGTGGTGACGCCGGCCTTCATGATCTCGGAGCTGAAGCGCGCCTTCGAGATCGGCTTCCTGCTGTTCATCCCGTTCCTGGTCATCGACCTGGTGGTCGCCAGCGTGCTGATGAGCATGGGTATGATGATGTTGCCGCCCGCGACGGTCAGCCTGCCGTTCAAGCTGATCTTCTTCGTGCTAGTGGACGGCTGGCGACTCGTCGCCGGCAGTCTGGTCGAAAGCTTCCAGCGTGGGTCTGGGGGCGGGTAA
- the flgB gene encoding flagellar basal body rod protein FlgB → MGPDDIPLFAMLKSRMGYLSQRQKVIAQNVANADTPEYQPRDLKAYSFKATLDQQSEGQPYRGGVVSPTATNGVQMMATSAAHMAPAKTISPWRSPEQADSETTLDGNSVTLEDQMLKMTDARMNYDAAVGFYQKSMALLKTSTRRPGG, encoded by the coding sequence ATGGGTCCCGATGACATTCCCCTCTTTGCGATGCTCAAGAGCCGCATGGGCTATCTGTCCCAGCGGCAGAAGGTCATCGCCCAGAACGTGGCCAACGCCGACACGCCCGAGTACCAGCCGCGCGACCTGAAGGCCTACAGCTTCAAGGCGACGCTGGACCAGCAGTCCGAGGGCCAGCCCTATCGCGGCGGCGTGGTGTCGCCGACGGCGACCAACGGCGTGCAGATGATGGCCACCAGCGCCGCCCACATGGCGCCGGCCAAGACGATCAGCCCGTGGCGCTCGCCCGAACAGGCCGACAGCGAGACCACGCTGGACGGCAATTCGGTGACCCTCGAGGACCAGATGCTGAAGATGACCGACGCGCGCATGAACTACGACGCGGCGGTCGGCTTCTACCAGAAGTCCATGGCGCTGCTGAAGACGTCCACGCGCCGGCCCGGCGGCTAA
- the flgC gene encoding flagellar basal body rod protein FlgC has product MTEIRSQSMATMAIAASALKAQQGRMRVIAENIANANSTARTAGGDPYRRQVPVFKPTQVAGGEGVSMAKVDPDRSDFRTEYDPGNPAADAKGYVKLPNVDTLVEALDMKEAQRAYEANMNVIETSRAMESRTLDILRK; this is encoded by the coding sequence ATGACCGAGATCCGCTCCCAGTCCATGGCCACCATGGCCATCGCCGCCAGCGCCCTGAAGGCCCAGCAGGGCCGCATGCGGGTGATCGCCGAGAACATCGCCAACGCCAACTCCACCGCCCGCACGGCCGGCGGCGACCCCTATCGCCGCCAGGTGCCGGTGTTCAAGCCGACCCAGGTGGCCGGCGGCGAGGGGGTGTCGATGGCCAAGGTCGATCCCGACCGCAGCGACTTCCGCACCGAATACGATCCCGGCAACCCGGCCGCCGACGCCAAGGGCTACGTCAAGCTGCCGAACGTCGACACCCTGGTCGAGGCGCTGGACATGAAGGAGGCGCAACGCGCCTACGAAGCTAACATGAACGTCATCGAGACGTCGCGCGCCATGGAATCGCGCACGCTCGACATCCTGCGCAAGTAA
- a CDS encoding DUF5985 family protein, with translation MSGPTVVYILCMLASMTCAGLLTRAWLRSRSRLLLWTAISFGFLALNNLLLVADLVIFITQVNLLPYRQATAGLAIATLLYGFIWEVDE, from the coding sequence ATGAGCGGGCCCACGGTCGTCTACATCCTCTGCATGCTGGCCAGCATGACCTGCGCCGGGCTGCTGACCCGGGCCTGGCTGCGCAGCCGTTCGCGCCTCTTGCTATGGACCGCGATCAGCTTCGGCTTCCTGGCGCTGAACAACCTGCTGCTGGTGGCCGACCTGGTGATCTTCATCACCCAGGTGAACCTGCTGCCCTATCGCCAGGCCACCGCCGGCCTGGCCATCGCCACGCTGCTGTACGGCTTCATCTGGGAGGTGGACGAATGA
- a CDS encoding PAS domain-containing protein: MKMNAQLSASATAARAHQEMFAYWASLRRGASLPSRVDLHPSGIKRMLPTVSLIDVRRDLDGAIDYRLRLAGTGLYSVYGREITGRTLEDVYNTAAVDYWRNELGKVVTERRPGVGVHSLAWKGSPHMSILWLRLPLASNGKDVDMILGYDAVVGSQVGDQHSGIRAA, encoded by the coding sequence CTGAAGATGAACGCGCAGCTGAGCGCATCGGCCACGGCGGCCCGCGCTCACCAGGAGATGTTCGCCTACTGGGCGTCCCTCCGCCGGGGGGCGAGCCTCCCGTCGCGCGTCGACCTGCATCCTTCGGGCATCAAGCGGATGCTGCCGACCGTCAGCCTGATCGACGTCCGGCGCGACCTGGACGGCGCGATCGATTACCGCCTGCGCCTGGCCGGCACCGGCCTCTATTCGGTCTATGGCCGCGAGATCACCGGCCGCACCCTGGAAGACGTCTACAACACCGCCGCCGTCGACTACTGGCGCAACGAGCTGGGCAAGGTCGTCACCGAGCGCCGCCCGGGCGTGGGCGTTCACAGCCTGGCCTGGAAGGGCTCGCCGCACATGTCGATCCTGTGGCTGCGTCTGCCCCTGGCCAGCAACGGCAAGGACGTCGACATGATCCTGGGCTACGACGCCGTGGTCGGCTCGCAGGTCGGCGACCAGCACAGCGGCATCCGCGCCGCCTAG
- a CDS encoding ribokinase, protein MGVFVLGSINLDAVARVDDLPRPGETVAGISLELFPGGKGANQAVAAARFGAPTRLMGAVGKEDSGPSLKAKLAGYGVQVSDVSELPSIPTGQAHVWVSSSGENMIVVTSGANATLTPQHVAVTALEGQRVLLCQLETPAPAIEALFRAGVAKGALRILNAAPALPQGAALFPLTDILILNQTELATYARLDHEPTRLEEVSRVSRKLMSRPDQTVIVTLGSAGVATVRRDEAFLVEGRKVKAVDTTGAGDCFCGALAACLAAGMDLREAVEHANAAAALSVQKAGAAPSMPSRREVEAFLAG, encoded by the coding sequence ATGGGCGTTTTCGTACTGGGGTCGATCAATCTGGACGCCGTGGCGCGGGTCGACGACCTGCCGCGGCCGGGCGAGACCGTGGCCGGCATCTCGCTGGAGCTGTTTCCCGGCGGCAAGGGCGCCAACCAGGCGGTCGCCGCCGCCCGCTTCGGCGCGCCCACCCGCCTGATGGGCGCGGTCGGCAAGGAGGACAGCGGCCCCAGCCTGAAGGCCAAGCTGGCCGGCTATGGCGTGCAGGTCTCCGACGTCAGCGAGCTGCCGTCGATCCCGACGGGCCAAGCCCATGTCTGGGTGTCGTCCAGCGGCGAGAACATGATCGTCGTCACCAGCGGCGCCAACGCCACCCTGACGCCCCAGCACGTGGCCGTCACGGCGCTGGAGGGCCAGCGCGTGCTGCTGTGCCAGCTGGAGACCCCCGCCCCGGCCATCGAGGCCCTGTTCCGGGCCGGCGTCGCCAAGGGCGCCCTGCGGATTCTGAACGCCGCCCCCGCCCTGCCCCAGGGCGCGGCGCTGTTCCCGCTGACCGACATCCTGATCCTCAACCAGACCGAACTGGCCACCTACGCCCGGCTCGACCATGAGCCGACGCGGCTGGAAGAGGTTTCGCGCGTTTCGCGCAAGCTGATGAGCCGTCCGGACCAGACAGTGATCGTCACCCTCGGCTCGGCCGGCGTGGCCACCGTGCGCCGCGACGAGGCGTTCCTGGTCGAGGGCCGCAAGGTCAAGGCGGTCGACACCACGGGGGCCGGCGACTGCTTCTGCGGCGCCCTGGCCGCGTGCCTCGCCGCCGGCATGGACCTGCGCGAGGCCGTCGAACACGCCAACGCCGCCGCGGCGCTCTCGGTCCAGAAGGCCGGCGCCGCGCCGTCCATGCCCAGCCGGCGCGAGGTGGAGGCGTTCCTGGCGGGGTGA
- a CDS encoding MucR family transcriptional regulator codes for MDDQSDLIEVTAGLVAAYVGGNTIAAADVPALIRSVHQALSTVGGSADAIEVGREPAVSVRRSITPDYLICLEDGRKFKSLKRHLRTKYDLSPEQYRARWDLPKDYPMVAPNYAQARSELAKQMGLGQGGRKPARRTRGG; via the coding sequence ATGGACGATCAGTCCGACCTTATTGAAGTCACGGCCGGCCTTGTCGCCGCCTATGTGGGCGGTAACACCATCGCGGCGGCCGACGTGCCGGCGCTGATCCGCAGCGTGCACCAGGCCCTGTCGACCGTGGGCGGCTCGGCCGACGCGATCGAGGTCGGCCGCGAACCGGCCGTGTCGGTTCGTCGCTCGATCACGCCGGACTATCTGATCTGTCTGGAGGACGGTCGGAAGTTCAAGTCGCTGAAGCGCCACCTGCGCACCAAGTACGATCTGAGCCCCGAGCAGTACCGCGCCCGCTGGGACCTGCCGAAGGACTATCCGATGGTCGCGCCGAACTACGCCCAGGCGCGCTCGGAACTGGCCAAGCAGATGGGCCTGGGGCAGGGCGGCCGCAAGCCGGCGCGCCGGACGCGCGGCGGCTGA
- a CDS encoding 2-hydroxyacid dehydrogenase: MRIAVFSTKAYDRRFLDAANRAFGHQIDYFEARLDASTTALAEGYPAVCVFVNDRVDAAVLETLAKGGTKLVALRCAGYNNVDLEAAERLGVAVVRVPAYSPEAVAEFTVGLMLALDRNIPRAWARVRDNNFALDGLIGRNLSGRTVGVVGTGRIGALVARSLRLGFGCQVLAHDLVEDPELTAIGVRYAPVDTLLREVDLITLHCPLTPQTHHLIDNDRLAAARPGVMIVNTSRGALIDTAALIEGLKSGKVGSVALDVYEQEADLFFEDLSNQIVQDDVFQRLLTFPNVLITGHQAFLTEEALSAIAEITLTSLADAEAGRPLTCQVTMRQVRGDPRQA, translated from the coding sequence ATGCGGATCGCCGTCTTCTCGACCAAGGCCTACGACCGTCGCTTCCTGGATGCGGCCAATCGCGCCTTCGGTCACCAGATCGACTATTTCGAGGCCCGGCTCGACGCCAGCACGACCGCCCTGGCCGAAGGCTACCCCGCCGTCTGCGTGTTCGTGAACGACCGGGTGGACGCCGCGGTCTTGGAGACCTTGGCCAAGGGTGGGACCAAACTCGTGGCCCTGCGTTGCGCGGGCTACAACAATGTCGACCTGGAGGCCGCCGAGCGCCTGGGCGTCGCCGTGGTCCGCGTTCCGGCCTATTCGCCCGAGGCGGTGGCCGAGTTCACCGTCGGGTTGATGCTGGCGCTGGACCGCAACATCCCGCGCGCCTGGGCCCGGGTCCGCGACAACAACTTCGCCCTGGACGGCCTGATCGGCCGCAACCTGTCGGGTCGGACGGTGGGCGTGGTCGGCACGGGCCGTATCGGCGCCCTGGTCGCCAGGAGCCTGCGCCTGGGCTTCGGCTGCCAGGTGCTGGCTCATGATCTGGTCGAGGATCCCGAGCTGACGGCGATCGGCGTGCGCTACGCCCCCGTCGACACGCTGCTGCGCGAGGTCGACCTGATCACCCTGCACTGCCCGCTGACGCCCCAGACCCACCACCTGATCGACAATGACAGGCTGGCCGCCGCGCGGCCCGGCGTGATGATCGTCAACACCAGTCGGGGCGCGCTGATCGACACCGCCGCCCTGATCGAGGGCCTGAAATCCGGGAAGGTCGGCAGCGTCGCGCTGGACGTCTACGAGCAGGAGGCGGACCTGTTCTTCGAGGACCTCTCCAACCAGATCGTCCAGGACGACGTGTTCCAGCGCCTGCTGACGTTTCCCAACGTGCTGATCACCGGACACCAGGCCTTCCTCACCGAGGAAGCCCTGTCGGCGATCGCCGAGATCACCCTGACCAGCCTGGCCGACGCCGAGGCCGGCAGGCCGCTGACCTGTCAGGTCACGATGCGTCAGGTGCGAGGCGACCCGCGCCAGGCTTGA
- a CDS encoding DUF2336 domain-containing protein — MNDFAAPFASPQPEPAATPRSRAALLKRLADVVCLPASRINAFERAMTADLLVEMLRDAVVGEREKVARRLANLTEMPGVLVRLLLRDELPVARALLENSPSLSDADLISCLYHSTQDHRRLIALRRGVSEVVADALVDMDETAVVETLLKNELVRFSHQGLENIVAASRDNPQLIPLLLKRPELRPSHAYVMFWWSDDEARRTILQRFAVSREILQDAVGDVFPLASAEGWQDPLSRKALQFIERRQRNRAAIAKSPYDSLEDAIAAAQNGMTRETAEEISYLSGLKPMTGAKIFTDPGGEPLAILCKATGLPRGAVRALWRGLRRPETDASGAPSPGLERVLRAFDAIAVDRAQTMLRYWNWSLSSAMTPALLKAIREGDEAAVDEYSVPQRAAMLALSRDFAR, encoded by the coding sequence ATGAACGATTTCGCCGCGCCTTTCGCCAGTCCCCAGCCCGAACCGGCCGCCACGCCGCGCTCGCGCGCCGCCCTGCTCAAGCGGCTGGCCGACGTGGTCTGCCTGCCGGCCAGCCGCATCAACGCCTTCGAGCGCGCCATGACCGCCGACCTGCTGGTCGAGATGCTACGCGACGCGGTGGTGGGCGAGCGCGAGAAGGTGGCTCGCCGCCTCGCCAACCTGACCGAGATGCCCGGCGTGCTGGTGCGCCTGCTGCTGCGCGACGAACTGCCGGTGGCCCGGGCCCTGCTGGAGAATTCGCCCAGCCTTAGCGACGCCGACCTGATCAGCTGCCTCTACCACAGCACCCAGGACCATCGCCGGCTGATCGCCCTGCGGCGCGGGGTCAGCGAGGTGGTGGCTGACGCCCTGGTCGACATGGACGAGACGGCGGTGGTCGAGACGCTGCTGAAGAACGAGCTGGTGCGTTTCAGCCACCAGGGCCTGGAGAACATCGTCGCCGCCTCGCGCGACAATCCGCAACTGATCCCGCTGCTGCTCAAGCGGCCCGAGCTGCGTCCCAGCCACGCCTATGTGATGTTCTGGTGGTCGGACGACGAGGCGCGGCGCACGATCCTGCAGCGTTTCGCCGTGTCGCGCGAAATTCTGCAAGACGCGGTCGGCGACGTTTTTCCCTTGGCTTCGGCCGAGGGCTGGCAGGATCCGCTGTCGCGAAAGGCGCTTCAGTTCATCGAACGTCGTCAACGAAATCGCGCCGCCATCGCCAAGAGCCCCTACGACAGTCTCGAGGACGCGATAGCCGCCGCCCAGAACGGCATGACCCGCGAAACGGCCGAGGAGATCTCCTACCTGTCGGGTCTGAAGCCGATGACGGGGGCCAAGATCTTCACCGATCCCGGCGGCGAGCCCCTGGCGATCCTGTGCAAGGCCACCGGCCTGCCGCGCGGCGCCGTGAGGGCCTTGTGGCGTGGCCTGCGCCGTCCCGAGACCGACGCGTCCGGCGCGCCGTCGCCGGGGTTGGAGCGTGTGTTGCGGGCCTTCGACGCCATCGCCGTCGACCGGGCCCAAACCATGCTGCGCTATTGGAACTGGTCGCTGTCATCGGCCATGACGCCGGCCTTGTTGAAGGCCATCCGCGAGGGCGACGAGGCCGCCGTGGACGAATACTCGGTGCCGCAACGCGCCGCCATGCTGGCGCTTTCCCGGGACTTCGCACGCTAG
- a CDS encoding DUF5985 family protein → MSFPITPVEGLIAGALAMGFLIAGLFFLKFWSRTRDGLFLAFSGAFGLLALGSALPVLLGAPHEERSGLYLLRLAAFVLIIVAVLAKNLRRGER, encoded by the coding sequence ATGAGCTTCCCGATCACCCCGGTCGAGGGCCTGATCGCCGGCGCCCTGGCCATGGGCTTCCTGATCGCCGGCCTGTTTTTCCTGAAGTTCTGGAGCCGCACGCGCGACGGCCTGTTCCTGGCCTTCTCGGGGGCCTTTGGCCTGCTGGCCCTGGGCAGCGCCCTGCCGGTGCTGCTGGGCGCGCCGCACGAGGAGCGCAGCGGCCTCTACCTGCTGCGCCTGGCCGCCTTCGTGCTGATCATCGTGGCGGTGCTGGCCAAGAACCTGCGGCGAGGCGAGCGGTAG
- a CDS encoding flagellar biosynthetic protein FliO — protein MDIFELIRAVAALAVTLGLVGLAGVALRKFGPDALARITTLRRDRRLQVVETLVLDPTRRLVLFTLDGEERLLMLGEGQLLDWGPKRPKKAPAPPKASPKSSGEIVV, from the coding sequence ATGGACATCTTCGAACTGATCCGCGCCGTCGCCGCCCTGGCCGTCACCCTGGGCCTGGTCGGGCTGGCCGGGGTGGCCCTGCGCAAGTTCGGGCCCGACGCCCTGGCGCGCATCACCACCCTGCGCAGGGACCGCCGCCTGCAGGTGGTCGAGACCCTGGTCCTGGACCCCACCCGCCGCCTGGTGCTGTTCACCCTGGACGGCGAGGAGCGCCTGCTGATGCTCGGCGAGGGCCAACTGCTGGACTGGGGTCCGAAGAGGCCCAAGAAGGCCCCCGCCCCGCCCAAAGCCTCGCCGAAGTCTTCTGGGGAGATCGTGGTCTGA